Proteins encoded together in one Meles meles chromosome 7, mMelMel3.1 paternal haplotype, whole genome shotgun sequence window:
- the LOC123946621 gene encoding uncharacterized protein LOC123946621 isoform X2 — translation MLSGWMLVLDSPLAEGLATPPLASCSPASFNVSPTSFSSILFHKQVIKQAQRGDVKGPINTAYEEAKAGLELRSGNAGSLAAASSLAAPSSGTAGIGLDRSGIAGGFTTPSSGAAGSGPVRRGLITSGLITAASSRGAASSAAASPPEQWRWWERLCQEQPHQERPVVQ, via the exons ATGCTGAGTGGATGGATGCTGGTCCTGGACTCACCACTAGCTGAGGGCCTAG CTACTCCACCTCTGGCCTCCTGTTCCCCAGCAAGTTTCAACGTTTCTCCAACCAGTTTTTCCAGCATCCTGTTCCATAAGCAG GTGataaaacaggctcagagaggtgatgtCAAGGGCCCAATAAACACAGCATATGAAGAGGCAaaggcaggacttgaactcag GAGCGGCAatgctgggagcctcgccgccGCGAGCAGCCTCGCCGCCCCAAGCAGCGGCACCGCCGGGATCGGCCTTgacaggagcggcattgctggagGCTTCACCACCCCAAGCAGCGGTGCCGCTGGGAGTGGCCCCGTCCGGAGAGGCCTCATCACCAGCGGCCTCATCACAGCGGCCTCAtcccggggagcggcctcatctgcagcagcctcgCCGCCCGAGCAGTGGCGCTGGTGGGAGCGGCTTTgtcaggagcagcctcatcaggagcggcctgtggtacagtga
- the LOC123946621 gene encoding uncharacterized protein LOC123946621 isoform X6, translating to MVESGVCSLGRTNEARGCSSWRSTSMCIWARLLHLWPPVPQQVSTFLQPVFPASCSISRSGNAGSLAAASSLAAPSSGTAGIGLDRSGIAGGFTTPSSGAAGSGPVRRGLITSGLITAASSRGAASSAAASPPEQWRWWERLCQEQPHQERPVVQ from the exons ATGGTGGAAAGTGGTGTCTGTTCCTTGGGGAGGACGAATGAGGCACGAGGCTGTAGTTCATGGAGGAGCACCTCCATGTGCATTTGGGCTCGG CTACTCCACCTCTGGCCTCCTGTTCCCCAGCAAGTTTCAACGTTTCTCCAACCAGTTTTTCCAGCATCCTGTTCCATAAGCAG GAGCGGCAatgctgggagcctcgccgccGCGAGCAGCCTCGCCGCCCCAAGCAGCGGCACCGCCGGGATCGGCCTTgacaggagcggcattgctggagGCTTCACCACCCCAAGCAGCGGTGCCGCTGGGAGTGGCCCCGTCCGGAGAGGCCTCATCACCAGCGGCCTCATCACAGCGGCCTCAtcccggggagcggcctcatctgcagcagcctcgCCGCCCGAGCAGTGGCGCTGGTGGGAGCGGCTTTgtcaggagcagcctcatcaggagcggcctgtggtacagtga
- the LOC123946621 gene encoding uncharacterized protein LOC123946621 isoform X3, which yields MEEHLHVHLGSATPPLASCSPASFNVSPTSFSSILFHKQVIKQAQRGDVKGPINTAYEEAKAGLELRSGNAGSLAAASSLAAPSSGTAGIGLDRSGIAGGFTTPSSGAAGSGPVRRGLITSGLITAASSRGAASSAAASPPEQWRWWERLCQEQPHQERPVVQ from the exons ATGGAGGAGCACCTCCATGTGCATTTGGGCTCGG CTACTCCACCTCTGGCCTCCTGTTCCCCAGCAAGTTTCAACGTTTCTCCAACCAGTTTTTCCAGCATCCTGTTCCATAAGCAG GTGataaaacaggctcagagaggtgatgtCAAGGGCCCAATAAACACAGCATATGAAGAGGCAaaggcaggacttgaactcag GAGCGGCAatgctgggagcctcgccgccGCGAGCAGCCTCGCCGCCCCAAGCAGCGGCACCGCCGGGATCGGCCTTgacaggagcggcattgctggagGCTTCACCACCCCAAGCAGCGGTGCCGCTGGGAGTGGCCCCGTCCGGAGAGGCCTCATCACCAGCGGCCTCATCACAGCGGCCTCAtcccggggagcggcctcatctgcagcagcctcgCCGCCCGAGCAGTGGCGCTGGTGGGAGCGGCTTTgtcaggagcagcctcatcaggagcggcctgtggtacagtga
- the LOC123946621 gene encoding uncharacterized protein LOC123946621 isoform X5 produces MFPTVAVPPATPPLASCSPASFNVSPTSFSSILFHKQVIKQAQRGDVKGPINTAYEEAKAGLELRSGNAGSLAAASSLAAPSSGTAGIGLDRSGIAGGFTTPSSGAAGSGPVRRGLITSGLITAASSRGAASSAAASPPEQWRWWERLCQEQPHQERPVVQ; encoded by the exons ATGTTTCCTACCGTGGCTGTACCCCCAG CTACTCCACCTCTGGCCTCCTGTTCCCCAGCAAGTTTCAACGTTTCTCCAACCAGTTTTTCCAGCATCCTGTTCCATAAGCAG GTGataaaacaggctcagagaggtgatgtCAAGGGCCCAATAAACACAGCATATGAAGAGGCAaaggcaggacttgaactcag GAGCGGCAatgctgggagcctcgccgccGCGAGCAGCCTCGCCGCCCCAAGCAGCGGCACCGCCGGGATCGGCCTTgacaggagcggcattgctggagGCTTCACCACCCCAAGCAGCGGTGCCGCTGGGAGTGGCCCCGTCCGGAGAGGCCTCATCACCAGCGGCCTCATCACAGCGGCCTCAtcccggggagcggcctcatctgcagcagcctcgCCGCCCGAGCAGTGGCGCTGGTGGGAGCGGCTTTgtcaggagcagcctcatcaggagcggcctgtggtacagtga
- the LOC123946621 gene encoding uncharacterized protein LOC123946621 isoform X4, whose protein sequence is MKRQRQDLNSATPPLASCSPASFNVSPTSFSSILFHKQVIKQAQRGDVKGPINTAYEEAKAGLELRSGNAGSLAAASSLAAPSSGTAGIGLDRSGIAGGFTTPSSGAAGSGPVRRGLITSGLITAASSRGAASSAAASPPEQWRWWERLCQEQPHQERPVVQ, encoded by the exons CTACTCCACCTCTGGCCTCCTGTTCCCCAGCAAGTTTCAACGTTTCTCCAACCAGTTTTTCCAGCATCCTGTTCCATAAGCAG GTGataaaacaggctcagagaggtgatgtCAAGGGCCCAATAAACACAGCATATGAAGAGGCAaaggcaggacttgaactcag GAGCGGCAatgctgggagcctcgccgccGCGAGCAGCCTCGCCGCCCCAAGCAGCGGCACCGCCGGGATCGGCCTTgacaggagcggcattgctggagGCTTCACCACCCCAAGCAGCGGTGCCGCTGGGAGTGGCCCCGTCCGGAGAGGCCTCATCACCAGCGGCCTCATCACAGCGGCCTCAtcccggggagcggcctcatctgcagcagcctcgCCGCCCGAGCAGTGGCGCTGGTGGGAGCGGCTTTgtcaggagcagcctcatcaggagcggcctgtggtacagtga